The Acetomicrobium flavidum genome window below encodes:
- a CDS encoding PIN/TRAM domain-containing protein → MQEGMGRLVNIIIRTLLSILGAIAGYQLAQYLSGSPWWPKSTLMLDLSMWGLVIVFSAFIGYLLAPLFIRGIARIGQIFERSLQSFTWQDLFVAILGLIVGLIVANLLAMPLSAIPNLGFYLAILLNIILGYIGLIIFLRRKDEIVSMWSSFEVFRDRFHLKGKRTREEDVHDNIKILDTSALIDGRILDIAKVGFIEGTLCIPAFVLLELQAIADSTDPLRRAKGRRGMEVVEDLQKLPDVKVEILEQTLKELKVDTVDEGLIELAKKLRAKIITTDYNLNKIASIQGLSVLNVNDLANALKPVLIPGETLEVDVIKEGKEPNQGVAYLTDGTMLVVEDGEKYIGKRVEVVITSLLQTSAGRMIFGRVKREAN, encoded by the coding sequence ATGCAAGAAGGCATGGGACGACTTGTCAACATAATAATAAGGACCCTTTTAAGCATATTGGGCGCTATAGCCGGATATCAGTTAGCCCAATACCTATCCGGAAGTCCCTGGTGGCCAAAGAGCACTTTAATGCTGGATCTTTCCATGTGGGGGCTCGTGATTGTTTTTTCTGCCTTTATCGGTTATTTGTTGGCCCCCCTCTTCATCCGTGGCATCGCCCGAATCGGTCAGATATTTGAAAGATCCCTGCAAAGCTTTACATGGCAAGATCTATTTGTCGCCATATTGGGATTGATTGTAGGATTAATTGTGGCCAACTTATTGGCTATGCCCTTATCGGCCATACCGAACCTGGGTTTTTATTTGGCTATTTTGCTAAACATAATTTTGGGATACATAGGTTTGATCATCTTTTTAAGGAGAAAAGACGAAATCGTGAGCATGTGGTCCTCCTTCGAGGTCTTTAGGGATAGATTTCACTTGAAAGGGAAAAGGACTCGAGAGGAAGACGTGCACGACAATATAAAGATCCTCGACACCAGTGCGCTTATTGATGGCAGGATACTTGACATCGCAAAAGTGGGTTTCATAGAGGGTACATTATGCATCCCCGCGTTCGTGCTCTTGGAGTTGCAGGCTATAGCCGATTCGACAGATCCTCTCAGGAGGGCAAAGGGGCGCAGGGGGATGGAAGTGGTCGAGGATCTTCAAAAGCTCCCCGATGTAAAAGTCGAGATACTGGAGCAAACCCTTAAAGAGCTCAAAGTGGATACGGTCGACGAAGGCCTCATAGAGCTGGCTAAAAAACTGAGGGCAAAGATAATAACGACGGATTATAATCTCAACAAGATCGCCAGCATTCAAGGGCTTTCGGTGTTGAACGTAAATGATCTAGCCAATGCCTTAAAACCGGTGCTTATACCAGGCGAGACCTTGGAGGTGGATGTCATCAAGGAAGGCAAGGAGCCCAATCAGGGAGTTGCCTATCTAACTGACGGGACGATGCTGGTCGTCGAGGATGGGGAGAAATACATCGGCAAAAGGGTTGAAGTGGTCATAACATCCCTGCTGCAAACTTCAGCAGGGAGGATGATATTTGGCAGAGTAAAACGTGAGGCAAATTGA
- the recR gene encoding recombination mediator RecR, with protein sequence MALSKPLEDLMRLFERFPGIGEKSARRMVLFLLQQPKGFSEALAEGIRKCSSSLHPCSICGNITDDDPCSICSDPFRDKSTLCIVESVEDLITLEQAGIYNGLYFVLGMLYSPLEGEEVSPQVLERLVKRVSQGDIKEVILAFSPKVEGELTMNLITSVLDPLPVTVSRLSYGLPVGGSVSFADRTTLHAALEARTCLKRGEGRQ encoded by the coding sequence TTGGCTTTGTCGAAGCCGTTAGAGGATTTGATGCGGCTATTTGAGAGGTTTCCTGGCATAGGAGAAAAGAGTGCCAGGAGGATGGTGCTTTTTTTACTTCAACAGCCGAAAGGTTTTTCCGAAGCCCTTGCCGAGGGCATACGTAAGTGTAGTTCGTCTCTCCATCCATGCAGCATATGTGGAAATATTACCGACGACGATCCCTGCTCGATTTGCAGCGACCCCTTTAGGGACAAATCTACGCTGTGCATCGTAGAATCCGTCGAGGACTTAATCACCCTAGAGCAGGCCGGCATATATAATGGGCTTTATTTCGTCCTGGGAATGTTATATTCTCCCTTAGAGGGTGAAGAGGTATCACCTCAAGTCCTGGAGCGTCTCGTTAAGAGGGTATCGCAGGGAGATATTAAGGAGGTAATATTGGCTTTCAGCCCCAAGGTCGAGGGGGAGCTGACGATGAACCTGATAACATCGGTTCTGGATCCCTTGCCTGTAACTGTAAGCAGGTTGTCTTATGGTTTGCCCGTTGGCGGAAGCGTGAGCTTTGCGGACAGGACAACGCTACATGCTGCATTGGAGGCTAGGACATGCTTAAAAAGAGGCGAAGGCAGACAATAA
- a CDS encoding YbaB/EbfC family nucleoid-associated protein, whose translation MNMDKLMKQAQKMQAQMLKIQEELAKETVEGESGGGVVKVKCNGQGDFVSISIDPAVVNPDDIEMLEDLILAAINDAQRKSKDLANERLSKFGAGFGLPGLM comes from the coding sequence ATGAATATGGACAAACTGATGAAACAGGCTCAAAAGATGCAGGCACAGATGTTGAAAATCCAAGAGGAGCTGGCCAAAGAAACCGTTGAAGGCGAAAGCGGAGGAGGAGTAGTTAAGGTAAAGTGCAACGGGCAGGGGGACTTCGTCTCCATTTCCATAGATCCAGCAGTAGTGAACCCCGATGACATTGAAATGCTGGAGGATTTGATTCTGGCTGCCATTAATGATGCCCAAAGAAAAAGCAAGGATCTGGCAAACGAGAGATTAAGCAAATTTGGAGCCGGCTTTGGATTGCCGGGACTCATGTAA
- a CDS encoding V-type ATP synthase subunit D: MSRRPLTRDQLLEVKRSISSLKKSKEILERKRDTLLQLMEDDKKRFREIKGAFLRSCTKIYSSYALARLHDGEASISLLGISIPQSKVAQRLNQAMGCKYPSFYPDENFPSPMELYDPMLFSIYIDMLIQDLAEARKVLWEYINLHVKLKALEGELHKTLLRINTMEQNLLPKLEEEKRQITFYLNEKERQERFITKSWLKKRKIIGG; the protein is encoded by the coding sequence TTGAGCCGTAGGCCGCTGACCAGGGACCAACTCTTGGAGGTAAAGCGTAGCATCTCATCCCTAAAAAAGAGCAAGGAGATACTGGAGAGAAAAAGAGATACCTTATTGCAGCTCATGGAGGACGATAAAAAGCGCTTCAGGGAAATAAAAGGCGCTTTTTTGCGGAGTTGCACTAAGATATATTCGTCCTATGCGTTGGCGCGACTGCACGACGGGGAAGCATCAATATCCCTTTTGGGGATTAGCATCCCCCAAAGTAAGGTTGCCCAAAGGCTCAATCAGGCCATGGGATGTAAGTATCCGTCCTTTTACCCCGATGAGAACTTTCCGTCGCCCATGGAGCTTTACGATCCCATGCTTTTTTCCATTTATATAGATATGCTAATACAGGATCTGGCGGAGGCAAGAAAAGTGCTTTGGGAGTATATAAATTTACATGTAAAATTAAAAGCGTTGGAAGGAGAATTGCATAAAACGCTTCTTAGAATAAACACCATGGAACAAAATCTCTTGCCCAAGCTGGAGGAAGAGAAGCGCCAGATCACTTTCTATTTAAACGAAAAGGAAAGACAAGAGAGGTTCATCACGAAAAGCTGGTTGAAGAAGAGAAAAATTATTGGGGGGTAA